A single region of the Pseudomonas sp. VD-NE ins genome encodes:
- a CDS encoding glycosyltransferase: protein MKVMLLVMDEQRVILDRLYDIVQQNCDECFIYRLSKQQQLNLGAFLASVDYQTFDRVVIFSRVKRLATQLRVLKCIPGLVFLEHDAYQNYMPASKYRGVYSRLYRRLPSCRALVSGAVVARKMQAEGIDTVFVSKGYDEQMLHNTGVERDIPIGFLGSLKSTEYAERKAMLESLSKRTGMLVTRTKSGEEYLQTLNRIMIFVSADIGMNEFMIKNYEAMACGCVLLAWSQGEEDRLLGFEDMHNTVFYRSEEEAVEKIKLLQSDPDLAERIARNGQEFAQNRYSFARVGQALATEIQREMRPWQPPSAFTRFWVKLRYGMKVPV from the coding sequence ATGAAAGTCATGCTCCTGGTGATGGACGAGCAGCGGGTCATTCTCGACCGGCTCTACGACATCGTGCAGCAGAACTGTGATGAATGTTTCATCTATCGTTTGAGCAAACAGCAGCAGTTGAATCTGGGGGCGTTTCTCGCCTCGGTCGATTACCAGACCTTCGATCGCGTGGTGATTTTCTCCCGGGTCAAACGTCTGGCGACACAACTGCGGGTGCTCAAATGCATACCCGGGCTGGTCTTTCTCGAGCACGACGCCTATCAGAACTACATGCCAGCGAGTAAGTATCGCGGTGTGTATTCAAGGCTCTACCGCCGCCTGCCGAGTTGTCGTGCACTGGTGTCCGGTGCTGTTGTCGCGCGCAAGATGCAGGCGGAAGGTATCGACACGGTGTTCGTCTCCAAGGGTTATGACGAACAGATGCTGCACAATACTGGCGTTGAGCGGGACATTCCCATTGGCTTTCTTGGCAGCCTGAAAAGCACCGAGTACGCCGAGCGTAAAGCCATGCTCGAGTCGCTCTCCAAGCGTACCGGGATGCTGGTAACCCGCACCAAGTCGGGTGAGGAGTACCTGCAGACGCTCAATCGCATCATGATTTTCGTCAGTGCCGACATCGGCATGAACGAGTTCATGATCAAGAACTACGAAGCCATGGCATGCGGCTGTGTGCTGCTGGCCTGGAGTCAGGGCGAAGAAGACCGCTTGCTCGGCTTTGAAGACATGCACAACACCGTGTTCTACCGCAGCGAAGAAGAGGCGGTGGAGAAGATCAAGCTGCTGCAAAGCGATCCGGACCTGGCAGAGCGCATTGCCCGCAACGGCCAGGAGTTCGCGCAAAACCGCTATTCCTTCGCCCGTGTCGGTCAGGCGCTGGCCACGGAAATCCAGCGTGAGATGCGCCCGTGGCAACCGCCTTCGGCGTTCACACGCTTCTGGGTGAAGCTGCGTTACGGGATGAAGGTGCCGGTCTGA
- a CDS encoding FAD-dependent oxidoreductase → MPSVISTDVLIVGAGVAGLWLNARLRRQGFSTVLVESASLGGGQSVKSQGIIHGGAKYALHGALTGASEAIADMPRRWREALAGNGELDLSGVRLLSEAHYLWSPGTLAGNLTSFFASKAVRGRVDQVKGEQLPPALQDKRFKGKVYRLAELVVDVPSLIQRLADLAGDGLLAGQTIEPLLEAGVLVGLRVDGLEIRAQRIVLSAGAGTAQLLEDLGLSQPAMQRRPLHMIIAKGPGLKPLYAHCLGGGTKPRITVTTHPAADGQWVWYMGGDIAESEGVHREPAEQIATAQKEIAQLLPWIDLSTTQWATLRVDRAEPLQTGLTRPDNAFLAEQGRLLVGWPTKLALAPDFADRVIASLERDGIQPQSSEPLPALPKPPMGVPAWEQLLP, encoded by the coding sequence ATGCCATCCGTTATTTCCACCGACGTTCTGATTGTCGGCGCTGGTGTCGCCGGCCTCTGGCTGAATGCGCGCCTGCGTCGTCAGGGTTTTTCGACCGTGTTGGTGGAAAGCGCCAGCCTCGGCGGCGGGCAGAGTGTGAAGTCCCAGGGCATCATCCACGGCGGCGCCAAATACGCGTTGCACGGTGCGCTGACCGGTGCCTCGGAAGCCATCGCCGACATGCCGCGGCGCTGGCGTGAAGCGCTGGCCGGCAATGGCGAACTGGATCTGTCCGGTGTGCGCCTGCTGTCCGAAGCTCACTATTTGTGGTCGCCGGGCACTCTGGCCGGCAACCTCACCAGTTTCTTCGCCAGTAAAGCGGTGCGCGGCCGGGTCGATCAGGTCAAGGGCGAGCAGCTGCCGCCGGCCCTGCAAGACAAGCGCTTCAAGGGCAAGGTTTATCGCCTCGCCGAACTGGTGGTCGATGTCCCGAGCCTGATCCAGCGTCTGGCCGATCTGGCCGGCGATGGCCTGCTCGCCGGGCAGACCATCGAACCGTTGCTGGAAGCGGGCGTGCTGGTCGGCTTGAGAGTCGACGGCCTCGAGATTCGCGCCCAGCGCATCGTCCTCAGCGCCGGCGCTGGTACGGCCCAACTGCTCGAAGACCTCGGTCTGAGCCAGCCGGCCATGCAACGCCGCCCGCTGCACATGATCATCGCCAAAGGCCCGGGCCTGAAACCGCTGTATGCCCACTGCCTGGGCGGCGGCACCAAACCGCGCATCACCGTGACCACCCATCCGGCCGCTGACGGCCAGTGGGTCTGGTACATGGGCGGCGACATCGCCGAAAGCGAAGGTGTGCACCGCGAGCCGGCCGAGCAGATCGCTACCGCACAGAAAGAGATTGCGCAGTTGTTGCCTTGGATCGACCTCAGCACTACGCAATGGGCGACCTTGCGAGTGGACCGTGCCGAGCCGCTGCAAACCGGCCTGACGCGCCCGGACAACGCCTTCCTCGCCGAACAGGGTCGCTTGCTGGTTGGCTGGCCGACCAAACTGGCGCTGGCGCCGGACTTCGCCGATCGCGTCATTGCCTCCCTCGAGCGCGACGGCATCCAGCCGCAATCCTCTGAACCTTTACCGGCCCTGCCAAAACCACCGATGGGCGTTCCAGCCTGGGAGCAACTGCTGCCATGA
- a CDS encoding aldo/keto reductase — translation MTIASLHDFHRPLGSTGLMVSPLGLGTVKLGRDQGVKYPNGFQIPGDDEARMLLRQARELGINLIDTAPAYGRSEERLGPLLRGQRQDWVIVSKVGEEFADGLSRHDFSAAHTRMSVERSLQRLETDFIDLVLVHSDGNDMAILEHEEVYVTLAALKAEGKIRGFGFSGKTVEGGLKALEQGDCAMVTYNLNEQNEKAVIDYAAAHGKAILVKKALASGHVCLSPGVDPVRASFELLFAQPGVASAIVGTINPLHLAHNVATVAQVLRGH, via the coding sequence ATGACCATTGCCAGCCTGCATGACTTTCATCGCCCGCTGGGCAGCACCGGCCTGATGGTTTCGCCACTGGGTCTGGGCACGGTCAAACTCGGCCGCGACCAAGGGGTGAAATACCCCAACGGTTTCCAGATCCCAGGTGATGACGAAGCGCGGATGCTGCTGCGTCAGGCGCGGGAATTGGGCATCAACCTCATCGACACCGCCCCGGCCTATGGCCGCAGCGAAGAACGCCTCGGCCCGTTGCTACGCGGCCAGCGACAAGACTGGGTAATCGTCAGCAAGGTCGGCGAGGAGTTTGCCGATGGCCTGTCGCGCCACGACTTCAGCGCGGCGCACACACGGATGTCGGTGGAACGCAGCCTGCAACGTCTTGAAACCGATTTTATCGACCTGGTGCTGGTGCATTCCGACGGCAACGACATGGCCATCCTCGAGCACGAAGAGGTATACGTCACCCTCGCGGCGCTCAAGGCCGAAGGCAAGATTCGCGGCTTCGGCTTCTCCGGCAAAACCGTCGAAGGTGGCTTGAAAGCACTGGAGCAAGGCGACTGCGCGATGGTCACCTACAATCTGAACGAACAAAACGAGAAAGCTGTCATTGACTATGCTGCTGCCCACGGCAAAGCCATTCTGGTGAAAAAAGCCTTGGCCAGCGGTCACGTCTGCTTGAGTCCGGGCGTGGATCCGGTGCGCGCCAGCTTCGAATTGCTGTTCGCGCAGCCTGGCGTGGCCAGTGCTATTGTCGGGACGATCAATCCGCTGCACCTCGCCCACAACGTTGCGACCGTTGCCCAGGTCCTACGTGGTCACTGA
- a CDS encoding PIG-L family deacetylase, which yields MSARKQQLLKAHRRNKRLFLIAFLAGLLLIGWLVAWWLVPLLLVLAWIAHEAWFADHLFYRPADDYQYNFPAQAARQSVSLEGSLLRLSEPLAQGETLVLELEVKSTWLGRWLDPCVEVGDDRQDFERGVKGRRFLNLSGQADALAQGTLALRGRYCVPAATGVLWVMANPEYSRQRVMVIAPHADDAELAAFGLYSRCEDVSIVTLTQGEIEAEDFQRLGLDQAAAARLKGRLRSWDSLVIPLWGGVPADRCVQLGYYCLQLPSMAEAPAKAFGSRESQENDVRSVRRHNPLTLPADIDGQPTWQNLLGDLKALLEHYRPEVVVTPHPELDPHSDHVASTRALLEAIALSSWKPTTLLMYANHLHDNDRWPMGPAGAGIALPPAIEPLPADRLWSPLLSAEVQLDKAMALAMEHDLQGEQVFKRQLRRWIQQVLAGRRWPETGSNEFFRKAVRRHELFWVRDLSD from the coding sequence ATGAGTGCTCGCAAGCAACAGCTTCTCAAGGCCCATCGGCGTAACAAACGTCTGTTCCTGATCGCCTTTCTGGCGGGGTTGTTGCTGATCGGATGGCTGGTTGCGTGGTGGCTGGTGCCATTGTTGCTGGTGCTGGCCTGGATCGCACACGAGGCCTGGTTCGCCGATCATCTGTTCTATCGGCCTGCTGACGACTATCAATACAACTTTCCAGCGCAAGCGGCCCGCCAGAGTGTGAGCCTTGAGGGCAGTCTGTTGCGTCTGAGCGAGCCGCTGGCGCAGGGCGAGACATTGGTACTCGAGCTTGAAGTGAAATCCACTTGGCTGGGGCGTTGGCTCGATCCCTGCGTTGAGGTGGGCGATGATCGCCAGGACTTCGAGCGCGGCGTCAAAGGGCGGCGTTTCCTTAATCTGTCCGGTCAGGCCGATGCGCTGGCGCAAGGTACTCTGGCGCTGCGTGGCCGATATTGCGTACCGGCTGCGACCGGTGTGTTGTGGGTCATGGCCAATCCTGAGTATTCCCGCCAGCGGGTGATGGTCATTGCTCCCCATGCCGATGATGCGGAACTCGCCGCATTCGGCCTGTACAGTCGTTGCGAAGACGTCAGTATCGTCACCCTGACCCAAGGCGAGATCGAAGCTGAAGACTTCCAGCGTCTTGGCCTTGATCAAGCCGCAGCGGCACGTTTGAAGGGCCGTTTGCGCAGTTGGGACAGTCTGGTGATCCCTCTTTGGGGGGGCGTGCCTGCCGATCGCTGCGTGCAATTGGGTTATTACTGCCTGCAACTGCCCTCGATGGCCGAAGCGCCTGCGAAGGCGTTCGGCTCTCGTGAGTCGCAGGAAAACGATGTGCGCAGCGTGCGCCGGCACAATCCGTTGACCCTGCCTGCCGACATCGATGGGCAGCCGACCTGGCAAAATCTACTGGGCGACCTGAAGGCCCTGCTTGAGCACTATCGTCCAGAAGTGGTGGTGACGCCCCATCCTGAGCTCGATCCCCACAGCGATCACGTAGCCTCGACCCGGGCGTTGCTTGAGGCTATCGCGCTGAGTAGCTGGAAGCCGACAACCCTGCTGATGTACGCCAATCACCTGCACGACAACGATCGTTGGCCGATGGGGCCAGCCGGTGCCGGTATTGCGTTGCCACCGGCCATCGAGCCGTTGCCGGCTGACCGGCTGTGGAGTCCGCTGCTGTCCGCGGAGGTGCAACTGGACAAAGCCATGGCCTTGGCCATGGAGCACGATCTGCAGGGCGAACAGGTGTTCAAACGGCAATTGCGCCGCTGGATCCAGCAGGTGCTGGCGGGGCGTCGCTGGCCTGAAACGGGCAGTAACGAGTTTTTCCGCAAGGCGGTCCGGCGCCACGAGTTGTTCTGGGTGCGCGACCTTTCAGATTGA
- the hldE gene encoding bifunctional D-glycero-beta-D-manno-heptose-7-phosphate kinase/D-glycero-beta-D-manno-heptose 1-phosphate adenylyltransferase HldE, translating to MKLSMPRFDQAPVLVVGDVMLDRYWHGGTSRISPEAPVPVVKVEQIEDRPGGAANVALNIAALGAPASLVGVTGDDEAADSLSNSLKGAGVRALFQRIAHQPTIVKLRVMSRHQQLLRIDFEEPFATDALALGSQVDDLLEGIKVLVLSDYGKGALKNHQALIQAARAKNIPVLADPKGKDFSIYRGASLITPNLSEFEAIVGGCVDEHELVSKGAALMHDLELGALLVTRGEHGMTLLRPDQPALHLPARAREVFDVTGAGDTVISTLAAAIAAGEDLPHAVALANLAAGIVVGKLGTAAISAPELRRAIQREEGSERGVLGLEQLLLAVADARAHNERIVFTNGCFDILHAGHVTYLEQARAQGDRLIVAVNDDASVSRLKGPGRPINSVDRRMAVLAGLGAVDWVISFPEGTPENLLREVKPDVLVKGGDYGIDQVVGADIVTAYGGTVKVLGLVENSSTTAIVEKIRSR from the coding sequence ATGAAGTTGTCCATGCCGCGTTTCGATCAAGCCCCGGTCTTGGTAGTCGGCGATGTCATGCTCGACCGTTACTGGCATGGCGGAACCTCACGGATTTCCCCTGAGGCGCCGGTGCCGGTCGTTAAGGTCGAGCAGATCGAAGATCGTCCGGGCGGTGCCGCGAACGTTGCCTTGAACATTGCCGCGCTGGGTGCGCCGGCGTCGCTGGTCGGTGTGACCGGCGACGACGAAGCCGCCGACAGCCTGAGCAACAGTCTCAAAGGCGCGGGCGTACGCGCTCTGTTCCAGCGCATTGCGCACCAGCCAACCATCGTCAAGCTGCGGGTCATGAGCCGGCACCAGCAACTGCTGCGTATCGACTTTGAAGAACCGTTCGCCACCGACGCTCTGGCCCTTGGTTCGCAGGTCGATGACCTGCTCGAAGGCATCAAGGTACTGGTGCTCTCCGACTACGGCAAAGGTGCCCTGAAAAACCATCAGGCACTGATCCAGGCCGCCCGCGCGAAGAACATTCCGGTGCTGGCCGACCCGAAGGGCAAGGATTTCTCGATCTATCGCGGCGCCAGCCTGATCACCCCCAACCTCAGCGAATTCGAAGCCATCGTCGGCGGTTGTGTCGATGAGCATGAGCTGGTGAGCAAGGGCGCTGCGCTGATGCACGACCTCGAACTCGGTGCGCTGCTGGTAACGCGTGGCGAGCATGGCATGACCCTGTTGCGCCCGGACCAACCGGCGCTGCACCTGCCGGCCCGTGCCCGTGAAGTGTTCGATGTCACCGGTGCTGGCGACACGGTGATCTCCACCCTGGCTGCAGCGATTGCCGCCGGTGAAGACCTGCCCCACGCCGTCGCGCTGGCCAATCTGGCCGCCGGCATCGTGGTTGGCAAACTCGGTACGGCCGCCATCAGTGCCCCGGAACTGCGTCGCGCCATTCAGCGTGAAGAAGGTTCCGAGCGTGGTGTTCTGGGTCTTGAACAGTTGCTGCTCGCCGTGGCCGATGCCCGCGCGCACAACGAAAGGATCGTCTTCACCAACGGCTGCTTCGACATCCTGCATGCCGGGCATGTCACCTATCTGGAGCAGGCACGGGCACAGGGCGATCGTCTGATTGTCGCGGTCAACGATGATGCTTCGGTCAGCCGCCTCAAAGGCCCGGGCCGTCCGATCAACAGCGTTGATCGACGCATGGCGGTTCTCGCCGGCCTCGGCGCGGTGGACTGGGTGATCAGCTTCCCTGAAGGCACCCCGGAAAATCTGCTGCGCGAAGTTAAACCGGACGTGCTGGTCAAGGGTGGCGATTACGGCATCGATCAGGTGGTCGGCGCCGATATCGTTACCGCTTATGGCGGCACCGTAAAGGTCTTGGGGCTTGTGGAAAACAGCTCGACAACGGCGATTGTCGAGAAGATTCGCAGTCGTTGA